The Epinephelus fuscoguttatus linkage group LG19, E.fuscoguttatus.final_Chr_v1 genome contains the following window.
TCAATTTTACATTGAATTTACAAATAATGTGACAGCAGGGTCATCTTGTTAAAATCAGGACCATCAGGACTGATTTCCACAATAGGATCAAACAGCTCCaaacaataatgataaaatattatgtcttaattattttgtgtgtgtgtgtgtgtgtgtgtgtgtttgaaacaaGTAATGACCTATTGACTggagccaggctgactgacttGCTGTGTTtggagaggacacacacacacacacacacacattgttaccATAATGAGTGTCTGGTATCAGGAGAGGACAACGAAGACCATTATCATGCAAATCAATACAGCTGAGCCATTATGTCATAGATGGCTCATATTGACCCATGATGACCTGTCGGCACTCCAGCTGTGACCAGGATGAAACCTTTTAAAATTGGCCATTATAGCTCCTTCTAATCTGAACATGTCTTGTTATGAGGAGAAGAAGCAACATTTCTTTTTCctatcataattattaattcTACTTATTCCACAGCTGCTGTTGATGCTGTCTCTGTGCACAGGGATTGTACAACGAGAGAGCTGAAGTCATGACATCATGTCAGGGCTGGCTTCTCTCTCAATGCAATCTGTGTCCCTGGGATTTACTTTACAGGATGGATCAGATCCACTGCAGCAGTTGCTATTAGAAATTGAAATCTTCTGAGTGTGAGTAAGAGTAACGAGTACATTGCGCAGAAAAAGTACAGTTCCCATGAAAATGTGAGACCACAGCAACACAGGTATTTACATGATCAAAACTCGGTTGTGTCCGTATCCATAAAATTCCCTAACACTAATTTTTCCAAATTTGTAAATGTAATCTCTGCCATTTAGTCCTCTGTGTCCTGTTGCTATTACAGACATGTCTGAACTTGCTACAGCCCCTCAACTCGCTCATGAAAGACTCCTCTTCTGTTAAGCAGAATTTAAAAAGGTTAATACTAGCTCCACAATGCTGCAACATCAAAACGCTGCTTACATACTAATGTTACAATAGTAATATCAATTATTACAATAATTATCAAAATAATATGCAATAATATGCAGcctaaaatcaaacactggcactGCAAGATGCcgccgttgtttggttctgtgtaaaaattcaaaggcagcataaagaagggacttcgtcATGGCCCTATAGCGTTATCTGTGTTTGAAAGGGTTTTTGTCATCacgaggatggtggatggtgcaACATCTAGCTGCATACCATTTTTTTGAGACCAAcaacagctgttgttttttaatgactgGTGGTCGGTGTTTGCAGCAGATTATGTGTTGCTGAACATGTGTATTTAGTGACCTGACACTGCTTTCAAGcatttttgtgctgctgaacatgggtgtttttttagttGCTGCTCTTTCTGCACTTTTTGTGGTGCCAAACAAGATAATTTTAAAGGCAAAACATGATATTTCCCTAACTATAACCAAAGattttttgtgccaaaacatAAGCATACAATAACCACAGCAATTTTAGAAactaaagtttcaacatatctgctataatgtacaaatgcaacatatctgtgatttgcagaaatgtaaaatgctaacattttgTCTGGCGATTGGATGAAAATATAATCACCTATACAGAATTAGATAACACTGAATGGGCCTATGGGCCCTTTTACGTTGTATACTTTTTCATTATGGTATTGCTAGTATAACTCAGGTAAAGGGAATTAATAGCCTACTTCTTCCACCAATGCATACAAACACAGCAATGGGAAATCAAattcaaaaacagcattttaaattgtgcttcaaaataaagtatatttaaaTGATTACACAAGTCCCTAATGTCGCAGACGACTATCTCTCTTCCATTGTGCCCGCTCCTCTcgctctctccccctcctgctgctgttacgTCAGCAGCGGGGGGGTTGGTCGTGCTTTTCTCGGCGGCGGCGCTACTTCTCTCACTGCCAGTCGTCTCTGGACCAACGCGACGCGCACACACGATTTGCCCGGCGCAGCTTTGAAAAGGACTATATcgtgattatttttgttttgttttgttgaaacTTGGATACTGTTCGTACACTCGTCGCAATGCAACAATGTCAACTATAATTAAGAGCTTGGAAGTGCCGACAGGTGagaaataataacattaaatccAAATAACCTAAACGTGTGTTGACTTTTTTGTAGAGCGGCTGTCTGTGATTAGACCGGCGGCTCCGCTCCTTTGAGTCCTTCCGCCGCGAAGCACAAAGAGAAGAACTATACACTTTTTACCGAATTAGACTTAGGCTACTGACTAAACTGTAACTTATTGGTTTGTACTACAGTTGCTCAGAAATGTCTGAATGCATGTGAACTTTTTCTTTTGTGCTTCGgttttgtggctgtgtttctAACCGAATTTCAACCAGGACTTGTAACGTTTGTGCCTGATTGGGTAACTAACTCACTCAGCATTAGCGTTGGTTGACGCCACCAAAAGCCAGAGCAGGGCCTCCATTTGATCTGTTTTTTCTAGTTCTGTGCAGGAGACAGCtagaaaacacaacatctgCTGACACTGCTCTCTGCCGTACAAATACAATGCCTCACCATTTACTGAGCACCCTGTCAGAACAAAAGATTACCAGCAGTTTACAACACaagtttttttaacatgttttttttttttttttttttttttacatggaatTAGCACTGTAGTCATATTTGATCAAGCACATAATTGGATATAAATAATTGTTACACTAAATTTATAAAACGCACTAACCCTGGAGCCTTTATTCATTCTATGTGCAGTTTTTTCCAAAGTGAAAAAATGTGGCTTTGGTGTACTGTTCTGTCTTCATGGAGAGATAGTGGATTGGGGCTGCACTAAGTTTCAGCTAGTCTTAATTACTGACAGCCCAGTTCCCCTGTAAAGATAGCTGACTCATGttttcctccccctctcctttTTTATCTCATGTCCTCAGAGACTGCAGCCAGAAGTCTATGCCCTCATCACCCTGCACCAGCCATTGAAGTGAGGCCAGGAGTGTGAACTGCTCTCTAGCCAAACGACCCCTCCCTGTCCCTCCCGCCACCTTCAAAGTGTCCAGACATACACTTTTTTTGCTGCCAAGGACACAGAAAGCAAGTTAGACAAGGGCTCAGGAAAACAACAAGATCGTGGGAGTTAAAAGGAAGACCTGCCAAAGGAAATAATTTTGTGTTGTAAATCTTTAGAGGGAATATTCCACTTTACAGGACTTAAACATGGGGAACCAGTTAACAGAAATTGCCCCCAACACCCCATTCCTCCCCAGCTTTCAGTCTTTACATGTAGTAGTGATTGGTTTGGACTCTGCAGGGAAAACCTCGCTCCTCTACAGACTCAAGTTACGGGAAACAACAAGATCGGGAGTTAAAGAGAAGACCTGCCAAAGGAAATAATTGTGTTGCTTAAACATGGGGAACCAGTTAACAGAAATTGCCCCCAACACCCCATTCCTCCCCAGCTTTCAGTCTTTACATGTAGTAGTGATTGGTTTGGACTCTGCAGGGAAAACCTCGCTCCTCTACAGACTCAAGTTACGGGAGTTTGTTGAGACGATCCCCACCAAAGGCTTCAACATGGAGCGGATTAAAGTGCCCATGGGGAACTCCAAAACCAACACCACCATGTTCCAGGTTTGGGACGTCGGCGGTCAGGACAAACTGAGGCCCCTCTGGAAATCATACACCAGGAGGACAGACGGACTGGTATTCGTGGTGGATGCCGCTGAGGCAGAGCGAATGGAGGAGGCCAAAGTGGAGCTCCACCGGATCACCCGATCAGCGGAAAATCAGGGGGTGCCTGTGCTGGTTCTGGCAAACAAACAGGACCTGGATGGAGCCATGTCAGCTTCAGAGGTAATTATTGTCACATAAATGGCTTGGTATTGTATAGAGCTGATTTAGCTATTGTAGCTTCTTCAGTCCATATTATTTCATATTACTTAACTGTAGACTGGGTGTCTTAAGCTTTTCAACTGTATGGTGGAAAAGACAAGATGTCAGTATTGGCTTTGGTAAATGGTGATGTGTGTTTTCACGaaattgggattttttttgtagtCAAAGTATTGCTTTGGTATCTGAACTAAAGCTTGAGTATCATACTAGCACTAAAAGccaaaaaattcaaattatatcatgtagggctgcacaattatttaaaaaaaatttatcAAAACCACAACATGGCTGAGTTCAATATACAAATTGTATAGGATCCAGTTTTTTGatgaaggtaaaatgtgtcaacaTCCCATTATAATTGAAGCATTGTGGTGTTACAGAGATTCCCCAGCCTAGATATCATTAATGGCATAAGAGGACATGTTTGGTTCAGaccccagcaaaaatcacaGCGTGatcatatttatatttgtatgaaGGAAATGCCAAATTTCCCATTCCCATTAAAATCGCAAGTCATACCGCAATATCTGTGCAAATAATCGCAATGATATTGTTTTATATATCATGCAGCCCCAGTACCAAGCAAGATCCACGAGTGATAGATTTTCAAGAAAGGTCTTGAAAGGTTTTACATCATGGTGTTCTTGGCTTTTACTAATAAAAGATCAAATGGCTAGCCAGAGATAAACTTATCTGCAACTGATTCAACACATGGAAACTGCAACATTACTGAGTTTGACTTCAAGGTAAAACTCAAGTTACACTTTTATGAAGTGCTACCGTCTTTGTACGTCTCTATGAAGAAGTCCACAAGCCGCCATAGATGCTTGGTTTATATGCAGGGATGAACTGTACTGACTGCACATGCATAAACAAAAGCTATATGAACAAAACTAATAACAGACTAAACAaagcagagtgtgtgtctgctgtccaTGTTCACTTCAGaatacactgggcctttaaaatGGTGTGGCCTTGTACGTGCTACAATATAAATCAGCCCCGACATGATGGTGGTCACTGCAGATAGACAGTGCGTTTGTTACTCAACTCACCAGGAGTGGCAGCACagctggaaaatgaaaaatgttggcGGGTGTTCCAAAgccttgtaaaaacaaaaacaaaaaaaaaaccatccaCAATGACCATATACTGATGACTGTCAACTGAATATTTCATTACCAAGTAAGCCTGCTTAAAAATCCTTGTAGAAATATGTTTGAAAGGAATGATGCAATACATTGTGTTGGCCAGATGATTTTCTCACGAGGACTGATGATCATGGCACCAGTAGGGATTAAAACCATCATATAGTAGAACATTGTTAACCAGGAATATTGCTGCCTTTCTCCCTTTAGAAACAAAATAATTGCCAACACTGCATTAGCATCTGAGCCGTCATTTTGTAGTGTGTTACTGAGAAAATTGACTGTAGAGCTATAACGATTTTTATTCTTACTGATAAAGTTGTCGAGTATTTTTTCAATCGTTCAGTCTACAGAATGTCAAAATAGTGACATGTTCACTGAAATCGATTACTTCAGATGGCTTGTTTTGTCCAGCCAACAGTTCAAAATCTAATTatcatataaattattaatattagtcAATAATATCAATAGTCAGTTGCTTTTTAGTCCACTAGatgcattttgctgctgcaaaaaatggcTGAGGTGAGATGAACAGGCAGAAAACTTAATCTCATTAGAGAAAAGAGATGTCACCAAAGTTTTCCTTCAGGGACATAAAAAGAAATCGCAATATATTATaccacaatactcagcatatcacaacatatatttaaaatcgcaataatattgtatcatgacttgAGTGTCGTGATAATATTAGGGATGTCCAGATCCGATATTTGGATCGAtatcggccgccgatattagcaaaaactgtgtatcggcatcggatcggactgcatggaaaaatgccagTCCAGAACtctgatccagtttttcatggaATCCGATCCAGGTTTTCTGGCCAGCCCAGtgctccgcgattcaagcagtccattccagtgatccgctccagctcttactatca
Protein-coding sequences here:
- the LOC125878878 gene encoding ADP-ribosylation factor-like protein 4D, producing MGNQLTEIAPNTPFLPSFQSLHVVVIGLDSAGKTSLLYRLKLREFVETIPTKGFNMERIKVPMGNSKTNTTMFQVWDVGGQDKLRPLWKSYTRRTDGLVFVVDAAEAERMEEAKVELHRITRSAENQGVPVLVLANKQDLDGAMSASEVEKVLALHELSSSTLHHTQGCSALDGQGLQPGLEKLYEMILRRKKMLRHSKKKR